A genomic window from Candidatus Denitrolinea symbiosum includes:
- a CDS encoding Fe-S-binding domain-containing protein gives MNFFTEPLTLMTFFPLVGVIVLLFVPSAQKNLMRWIALIASLVTFGISIWAFFFSGQYVVSNPDLQLVARYDWITVAGWNIQYYLAADGLSILLVLLTTILSPISILSTWTAVEERVKEFMVFFLLLEMGMLGVFLAQDLFLFYIFWEFTLVPMYFLIGIWGGPRRIYAALKFFLYTMAGSILMLLAILWLGIQGKTFSLPDLIAAGGIPANIQLWLFLAFAAAFAIKVPMWPLHSWLPDAHVEAPTAGSVILAGVLLKMGTYGFLRFNLPLFPEATIKAAPWMALLATIGIIYGAAVSYAQSDVKKLVAYSSVSHLGFVMLGLFALNAQGISGAILQMINHGLSTGALFLLVGMVYEQTHTREFKVYGGLWKVMPIYGTLMLIVALSSMGLPGLNGFVGEFTILLGAFGSQAIGSPWFAGISALGVIMAAVYLLYMFQRMFLGPEGSIVEEVKKHGHTLRDLNWREILTMVPLLIFIFWIGLYPAPFFKLMEPSVSKLAEALSAAAMAMP, from the coding sequence ATGAACTTTTTCACTGAACCCCTGACCCTGATGACCTTCTTCCCGCTGGTGGGCGTGATCGTCCTGCTCTTCGTCCCGTCCGCGCAGAAAAACCTCATGCGCTGGATCGCGCTCATCGCCAGCCTCGTCACGTTTGGGATCTCCATCTGGGCGTTCTTCTTCAGCGGACAGTACGTCGTCTCGAACCCCGACCTGCAACTGGTCGCCCGCTACGACTGGATCACCGTCGCCGGTTGGAACATCCAATACTACCTCGCCGCGGACGGACTCTCCATCCTGCTCGTCCTGCTGACCACCATCCTCAGCCCGATCTCGATCCTCTCCACGTGGACGGCGGTGGAGGAGCGCGTGAAGGAATTCATGGTCTTCTTCCTGCTCCTCGAAATGGGGATGCTGGGCGTCTTCCTGGCGCAGGACCTCTTTCTCTTCTACATTTTCTGGGAATTCACCCTCGTCCCGATGTATTTCCTCATCGGCATCTGGGGCGGACCGCGCCGCATCTACGCCGCCCTCAAGTTCTTCCTGTACACGATGGCTGGCTCCATTTTGATGCTGCTGGCGATCCTGTGGCTTGGCATTCAGGGCAAGACCTTCTCCCTGCCCGACCTGATCGCGGCCGGAGGGATTCCCGCCAACATTCAACTGTGGCTGTTCCTCGCCTTCGCCGCCGCGTTCGCCATTAAGGTCCCGATGTGGCCGCTGCATTCGTGGCTGCCCGACGCCCACGTCGAGGCGCCGACGGCTGGCTCCGTCATTTTGGCGGGCGTCCTGCTAAAAATGGGAACGTACGGCTTCCTGCGTTTCAACCTCCCGCTCTTCCCTGAAGCGACGATCAAAGCCGCCCCATGGATGGCGCTGCTCGCCACCATCGGCATCATCTACGGCGCGGCCGTCTCGTACGCGCAATCAGACGTGAAGAAACTGGTCGCGTATTCGTCCGTGTCCCACCTGGGATTCGTCATGCTCGGCCTGTTCGCGTTGAACGCGCAGGGCATCTCCGGCGCGATCCTGCAGATGATCAACCATGGACTCAGCACGGGCGCGCTGTTCCTCCTCGTCGGCATGGTCTACGAGCAGACGCACACCCGCGAGTTTAAGGTCTACGGCGGGCTGTGGAAGGTCATGCCGATCTACGGCACGCTCATGCTCATCGTCGCGCTGTCTTCGATGGGTCTGCCCGGACTGAATGGCTTCGTGGGCGAGTTCACCATCCTGCTCGGCGCGTTCGGCTCCCAGGCCATCGGCTCGCCGTGGTTCGCGGGCATCTCCGCTTTGGGCGTCATCATGGCGGCGGTCTACCTGCTCTACATGTTCCAGCGCATGTTCCTCGGTCCCGAAGGTTCCATCGTCGAGGAAGTCAAGAAGCACGGACACACGCTGCGCGACCTGAATTGGCGCGAAATCCTCACCATGGTCCCGCTCCTGATCTTCATCTTCTGGATCGGTCTCTACCCCGCGCCGTTCTTCAAGTTGATGGAGCCTTCCGTCAGCAAATTGGCGGAGGCTCTCTCCGCCGCCGCAATGGCGATGCCGTAA
- a CDS encoding NADH-quinone oxidoreductase subunit L, whose protein sequence is METTGFFHLAPWIVFFPLIGLLTNLAFGGWFMKQPWGEKAIGWIASAASGAAFVVSVLLAYSVAGHPEGGHQFVAQWIHIGELQLDWTFRVDSLSTTMMLVVSSVGTLIHIYAIGYMHEDVRFKSDPARYQRFFVFFNLFIVSMMILVGGDSYLMLFVGWEGVGLCSYLLIGFWYDMDTLGRPSWANSNAGNKALIVNRIGDFGFLIAGFITFWYAKSFQFDQVFEAAKTAPPGVIVAITLFLLIGVTGKSAQIPLYVWLPDAMAGPTPVSALIHAATMVTAGVYLIARSAPLYTLVPQAQYIVAMTGAVTALFAATIAVGQYDIKKVLAYSTISQLGFMVAAVGMGAYVAGVFHLATHAFFKALLFLSAGSIILGLERGHHHLAHHGHDDHHEEVFDPGDMRNMGGLRKTMPVTFWLYIIGTLALAGIVPFAGFWSKDEILLDASLHYPTVYILLSIAAFFTAFYMGRQIWMVFFGEPRHEAAAHAQESPLIITAPLMVLAALSLLGGALNLPFDGFHNLTHWLSHTLGEVEGLSLDWTVAGVSTALALIAIVLSWFIYGRKSLAKGQPDPLKKPLGFIFTGMENKWFVDEIYRAAFVDRYKDVSRFLADVVDWKFWHDWFHDTVIVGTYNWISNIALDRYADQKGIDRFANFLGEATQWLSATTRKVQNGFVRSYALSIMLGVVVILGYLLLK, encoded by the coding sequence ATGGAAACAACCGGCTTCTTTCATCTCGCTCCGTGGATCGTGTTCTTCCCCCTCATCGGGCTGCTGACCAACCTCGCCTTCGGCGGCTGGTTCATGAAACAGCCCTGGGGCGAAAAGGCCATCGGCTGGATCGCATCCGCGGCCTCCGGCGCGGCCTTTGTCGTCAGCGTGCTGCTGGCCTACTCGGTCGCGGGCCATCCCGAAGGCGGGCATCAATTCGTCGCCCAGTGGATCCACATCGGCGAACTGCAACTCGACTGGACCTTCCGCGTCGACTCGCTCTCCACCACGATGATGCTGGTCGTCTCAAGCGTGGGGACGCTCATCCACATCTACGCCATCGGATACATGCACGAAGACGTCCGCTTCAAATCGGACCCGGCGCGGTACCAGCGTTTCTTCGTCTTTTTCAACCTCTTCATCGTCTCCATGATGATCCTGGTGGGCGGCGACTCGTACCTGATGCTCTTCGTCGGCTGGGAGGGGGTGGGACTCTGCTCCTACCTGCTCATCGGCTTCTGGTACGACATGGACACGCTCGGACGTCCCTCGTGGGCGAACTCCAACGCGGGGAACAAAGCCCTTATTGTCAACCGCATCGGCGACTTTGGCTTTCTCATCGCCGGGTTCATCACCTTCTGGTACGCGAAATCCTTCCAATTCGACCAGGTCTTTGAGGCCGCCAAAACCGCGCCGCCGGGAGTCATCGTCGCCATCACGCTCTTCCTGCTGATCGGCGTGACGGGCAAATCGGCGCAGATCCCGCTCTACGTCTGGCTGCCCGACGCGATGGCCGGCCCGACGCCCGTCTCGGCGTTGATCCATGCCGCCACGATGGTGACGGCCGGCGTCTACCTCATCGCCCGTTCCGCGCCGCTCTACACGTTGGTCCCGCAAGCGCAATACATCGTGGCGATGACCGGCGCGGTCACCGCGCTCTTTGCCGCGACGATCGCCGTCGGTCAATACGACATCAAGAAAGTCCTCGCCTACTCCACCATCAGCCAACTCGGTTTCATGGTCGCGGCGGTGGGCATGGGCGCCTACGTGGCGGGAGTCTTCCACCTCGCGACGCACGCCTTCTTCAAAGCCCTGCTCTTCCTCTCGGCCGGTTCCATCATTCTGGGATTGGAACGCGGTCATCATCATCTGGCTCATCACGGTCACGACGACCATCACGAGGAGGTCTTCGACCCCGGCGACATGCGCAACATGGGCGGACTCCGCAAGACCATGCCCGTGACGTTCTGGCTCTACATCATCGGGACTCTCGCCCTGGCGGGCATCGTCCCTTTCGCGGGCTTCTGGTCGAAGGACGAAATCCTCCTCGACGCCAGCCTGCACTACCCGACCGTCTACATTTTGCTCTCCATCGCGGCTTTCTTCACCGCCTTCTATATGGGACGCCAGATCTGGATGGTCTTCTTCGGCGAGCCGCGTCACGAGGCCGCCGCGCACGCGCAGGAAAGTCCCCTCATCATCACTGCCCCGCTGATGGTTCTGGCGGCGCTCTCGCTTCTCGGCGGCGCGCTCAACCTGCCGTTTGACGGGTTCCACAACCTGACGCACTGGCTCAGTCACACCCTCGGCGAGGTGGAGGGACTCTCCCTCGACTGGACGGTGGCCGGCGTTTCCACTGCCCTGGCGCTGATCGCCATCGTCCTCTCCTGGTTCATCTACGGACGCAAATCGCTCGCGAAGGGACAGCCCGACCCGCTCAAGAAACCGCTCGGATTCATCTTTACCGGCATGGAAAACAAATGGTTCGTGGACGAGATCTACCGGGCCGCGTTTGTGGACCGCTATAAGGACGTCTCCCGCTTCCTCGCGGACGTGGTTGACTGGAAATTCTGGCACGACTGGTTCCATGATACAGTCATTGTGGGGACCTACAACTGGATTTCCAACATCGCTCTCGACCGGTACGCCGATCAAAAAGGCATAGACCGCTTCGCGAATTTCCTCGGCGAGGCAACGCAATGGCTCTCGGCAACCACGCGCAAGGTCCAGAACGGATTCGTGCGTTCGTACGCGCTGTCCATCATGCTGGGCGTCGTCGTTATTCTTGGCTATCTGTTATTGAAATGA
- a CDS encoding NADH-quinone oxidoreductase subunit K → MVPVNYYIILSAILFTIGAAGVLARRNPLIIFMSIELMLNAANLAMVAFSSVIQSFSGQIFVFFVIAVAAAEVAVGLALIVQIFKSKRSINVDDMNGLKG, encoded by the coding sequence ATGGTTCCAGTCAATTACTATATTATTCTCTCAGCCATCCTCTTTACCATTGGCGCGGCCGGCGTGCTGGCGCGCCGCAACCCGTTGATCATCTTCATGTCCATCGAGTTGATGCTCAACGCCGCAAACCTGGCGATGGTGGCGTTCAGCAGCGTCATCCAGAGTTTCAGCGGACAGATCTTCGTCTTCTTCGTCATCGCGGTGGCGGCGGCGGAGGTGGCGGTCGGCCTGGCGTTGATCGTGCAAATCTTCAAGTCCAAACGCAGCATCAACGTGGACGATATGAACGGCCTCAAGGGATAG
- a CDS encoding NADH:ubiquinone oxidoreductase subunit J: MTLDTILFLILALVAIATALGMALSRNAVYSALFLVLNFATVAVFYLLLRAPFIAMAQITVYAGAIMVLFLFVIMLLGTDELAPGKAIPWQRPLAGGLAFILVAEAVYLLAFRGAPAGLVARPEAAVNSMEFLREMGMILFNQYLLPFEMTSILLLVAMVGAIVLTKQEKGGRK; encoded by the coding sequence ATGACCCTAGATACCATCCTCTTTCTCATCCTCGCCCTCGTCGCCATCGCGACCGCGCTGGGCATGGCGTTGAGCCGCAACGCGGTCTATTCGGCGTTGTTTCTGGTGTTGAATTTCGCGACGGTGGCGGTGTTCTATCTGCTGCTCCGCGCGCCGTTCATCGCCATGGCGCAGATCACTGTCTACGCGGGCGCTATCATGGTGCTGTTCCTGTTCGTGATCATGCTGTTGGGAACGGACGAACTTGCGCCGGGCAAAGCCATCCCGTGGCAGAGACCCCTGGCGGGCGGGCTGGCGTTCATCCTGGTCGCGGAAGCGGTCTACCTGCTGGCGTTCCGCGGCGCGCCGGCCGGCCTCGTCGCCCGTCCCGAAGCGGCGGTCAACAGCATGGAATTCCTCCGCGAGATGGGAATGATCCTTTTCAACCAATATCTCCTGCCGTTCGAGATGACCTCCATCCTGCTGTTGGTCGCCATGGTCGGCGCGATTGTGTTGACGAAACAAGAGAAGGGAGGGCGGAAGTAA
- a CDS encoding NADH-quinone oxidoreductase subunit I: MSVFEPMVELVRGLAITFKQTFFNPVVTVSYPEQKRKVSRRYRGRHELKRYENGLEKCIGCSLCAAACPADAIFVEAAENTDEKRFSPGERYASTYEINMMRCIFCGFCEDACPTEAIVLGDNYELSFTNRFDAIYTKERLLDPVPSAEMTTPRKTEPGVFTRSVPEMKDPQD; the protein is encoded by the coding sequence ATGAGCGTGTTTGAACCCATGGTCGAGCTCGTGCGCGGGTTGGCGATAACGTTCAAACAGACGTTTTTCAACCCGGTCGTCACGGTCTCGTATCCCGAGCAGAAGCGGAAGGTCAGCAGGCGCTATCGTGGACGCCACGAACTGAAACGCTACGAGAACGGACTGGAGAAATGCATCGGCTGTTCGCTGTGCGCGGCGGCCTGTCCTGCGGACGCGATCTTCGTGGAGGCCGCCGAGAACACCGACGAGAAACGCTTCTCGCCGGGCGAGCGGTACGCGTCCACTTACGAGATCAACATGATGCGCTGTATCTTCTGCGGCTTCTGCGAGGACGCCTGTCCCACCGAGGCGATCGTCCTCGGCGACAACTACGAGTTGTCCTTCACGAATCGCTTCGACGCCATCTACACCAAGGAGCGCCTGCTCGATCCCGTGCCTTCCGCGGAGATGACCACGCCGCGCAAGACGGAACCGGGCGTGTTCACCCGGTCGGTGCCGGAGATGAAGGATCCTCAAGACTAG
- a CDS encoding NADH-quinone oxidoreductase subunit H: MSWALFWEWLIKSLVLIFTLLIGFGYLTYYERRLLARIQVRVGPNRAGPQGLMQWMADAVKLIFKEELTPAKVYKLVFFFAPIVTMAPSIVIAAVIPWGTSFSLGRRVIPLYLADINVGVVYLMSIASVAVYGIVLAGWSSNNKYAMLGGLRSTAQMISYELTLGLMFVAAVLLGNSMSLVDIVDAQRGMWIGVIQPVGFLLFFIASLAEVNRHPFDMPEAEQELTAGYHTEYSGMKFALFFMAEYQKMIVVSMIGATLFLGGYRELWFLKDTFLSVDRAWFLGPIYLFIKVFVLLGIMIWIRASWPRIRYDRLMNLGWKILIPLSLAVIFITALGILLDNYWIIPILSVLAGLFAVTVIYRDLRRKAYERV, from the coding sequence ATGTCGTGGGCATTGTTTTGGGAATGGCTGATCAAATCGCTGGTTTTGATCTTTACCCTGCTGATCGGTTTCGGGTATCTCACCTATTATGAGCGCCGTCTCCTGGCGCGCATTCAGGTGCGCGTCGGACCGAACCGCGCCGGGCCGCAGGGTTTGATGCAGTGGATGGCGGACGCGGTCAAGTTGATCTTCAAGGAAGAATTGACGCCCGCGAAGGTTTACAAACTCGTGTTCTTCTTCGCTCCCATCGTGACGATGGCGCCGTCCATCGTGATCGCGGCGGTCATCCCGTGGGGGACATCGTTCTCGCTGGGACGGCGGGTCATCCCCCTGTATCTTGCCGATATCAACGTGGGCGTCGTGTACCTGATGTCCATCGCTTCGGTCGCGGTGTACGGTATCGTGCTGGCGGGCTGGTCGAGCAACAATAAATACGCCATGCTGGGCGGACTTCGCTCCACGGCGCAGATGATCTCGTACGAGTTGACGCTGGGGTTGATGTTTGTGGCGGCGGTCCTGCTGGGCAACTCAATGAGCCTGGTGGACATCGTGGACGCGCAAAGAGGCATGTGGATCGGCGTGATCCAGCCTGTGGGTTTCCTGCTCTTCTTCATTGCATCGCTGGCGGAAGTGAACCGTCATCCGTTCGACATGCCCGAAGCCGAGCAGGAACTGACGGCGGGTTACCACACCGAGTATTCGGGGATGAAGTTCGCGCTGTTCTTCATGGCTGAATACCAGAAGATGATCGTGGTCTCGATGATCGGCGCGACGCTCTTCCTGGGCGGGTACCGCGAGCTCTGGTTCCTGAAGGATACCTTCCTGAGCGTGGACCGCGCCTGGTTCCTCGGCCCGATCTACCTGTTTATCAAGGTCTTTGTCCTGCTGGGCATTATGATCTGGATCCGTGCGTCGTGGCCGCGCATCCGCTATGACCGCCTGATGAATCTCGGCTGGAAAATTTTGATCCCGCTTTCGCTGGCGGTGATCTTCATCACGGCGCTGGGCATCCTGCTGGACAATTACTGGATCATCCCGATCTTATCGGTACTGGCTGGCTTGTTCGCGGTGACGGTAATCTACCGCGATTTGAGGAGAAAAGCCTATGAGCGTGTTTGA
- a CDS encoding NADH dehydrogenase/NADH:ubiquinone oxidoreductase, with translation MTDVTLTIDNTQVTVPAGTLVVDAAKRAGLDVPVFCYHPKMEPAGMCRMCLVEIGRPMMDRATGKPVLDENGQPKIQFMPKLETACTNPVSEGMVVKTQATSEKARDGQRGTVEFLLTSHPLDCPVCDKGGECPLQEHTMKYGPGTSRFLLEEKQRLAKHYPLGELIWLDRERCILCGRCVRFQSDIAGEPVIEFAERGRQMQIFSSSEPGFDSIFSGNTTDICPVGALTTADFRFGARPWELDAADSICSQCPVGCNITFNTRREARSDGRIVIKRVMPRQNEQVNEIWMCDKGRFAYHYVESEERLDKPLISKDGKLGKTSWKSALDMASEKLAEHKKNFVVLASGRLSNEDLFNLKSLADMAGGKAVLYSDMGGGDVTTRVGVSAGFDLGKLGAGDAVLVVASDLYEEAPIWWLRLKAASERGAVLIVANPRETKLDKHAQFVIRYAYGDEAATLEDLKGKGKIAEAFAKAENAVVFFGSEGLGLDGSESLAAAAADLLKAAGHVGKANSGLIGVWPRVNDQGAWELGFEPVGDLAEELKGKAVYIAGADPAGDDPALAKALKGAKFVVVQDISLTATAGLADVVLPAQAYVEREGTYTSGERRVQRFHPAVPVTGESRPDFVVTSQVARGMGYILEGASASIAFDYLALDVKSFEGLNYAKLAEAPDQWPIVGRSDITFGGTCYDNKSGLGAQLTSAAARGETFKLPAVKKTKSLRPKEGELLAVPVTKLYDQGNTVLPAALLAQRIGEPTVTLNPATAKALDAQAGELVELSWSGSRAEVRVRTDESIATGVALVPRSFGLTVRAPVVVTLKSAGKVK, from the coding sequence ATGACAGACGTAACGCTGACGATTGACAATACACAAGTAACCGTTCCCGCCGGGACTTTGGTGGTGGACGCGGCCAAACGCGCCGGTCTCGACGTCCCGGTCTTTTGCTACCACCCGAAGATGGAACCGGCCGGCATGTGCCGCATGTGCCTGGTGGAGATCGGCCGTCCGATGATGGACCGCGCCACCGGCAAACCCGTCCTCGACGAGAACGGACAGCCGAAGATCCAGTTTATGCCCAAACTCGAAACGGCCTGCACCAATCCCGTCTCGGAGGGCATGGTGGTGAAGACGCAGGCCACCTCCGAGAAAGCGCGCGACGGCCAGCGCGGCACGGTGGAGTTCCTGCTCACCTCGCACCCGCTCGACTGCCCGGTCTGCGACAAGGGCGGCGAATGTCCGCTCCAGGAACACACCATGAAGTACGGGCCCGGCACGAGCCGCTTCCTCCTGGAGGAGAAGCAGCGCCTCGCCAAGCATTATCCGCTGGGCGAACTCATCTGGCTGGACCGCGAACGCTGCATCCTGTGTGGACGATGCGTCCGCTTCCAAAGCGACATCGCGGGCGAACCGGTCATCGAGTTTGCCGAGCGCGGACGCCAGATGCAGATTTTCTCCTCCTCGGAACCCGGCTTCGATTCGATTTTCTCGGGCAACACCACCGACATCTGCCCGGTCGGCGCGTTGACCACCGCGGACTTCCGCTTCGGCGCGCGTCCGTGGGAGCTGGACGCCGCGGACTCGATCTGCTCGCAGTGCCCGGTCGGGTGCAACATCACGTTTAACACGCGGCGCGAGGCAAGGTCCGACGGGCGGATCGTCATCAAGCGCGTGATGCCGCGGCAGAACGAGCAGGTCAACGAGATTTGGATGTGCGACAAGGGACGCTTTGCCTATCATTATGTAGAAAGCGAAGAGCGCCTGGACAAGCCGCTAATCTCCAAAGACGGAAAACTCGGCAAGACTTCGTGGAAGTCCGCGCTGGATATGGCTTCGGAGAAACTGGCCGAACACAAAAAGAATTTCGTCGTGCTGGCCTCGGGTCGACTCTCCAACGAGGATTTGTTCAACCTGAAATCCCTGGCGGACATGGCTGGCGGGAAAGCCGTCCTCTACAGCGACATGGGCGGCGGAGACGTGACGACGCGCGTCGGCGTGAGCGCGGGCTTCGACCTCGGCAAACTCGGCGCGGGGGACGCGGTTCTCGTCGTCGCGTCGGACCTATATGAGGAAGCGCCCATCTGGTGGCTGAGACTCAAAGCCGCGTCGGAACGCGGCGCGGTTCTCATCGTCGCCAACCCGCGTGAGACGAAACTCGACAAGCACGCGCAGTTCGTCATCCGCTACGCGTACGGCGATGAAGCCGCCACGCTGGAAGATTTGAAGGGGAAGGGCAAGATCGCGGAGGCGTTCGCGAAGGCCGAGAACGCCGTCGTGTTCTTCGGAAGCGAAGGGCTGGGCCTGGACGGCTCCGAGTCGCTCGCGGCGGCCGCGGCGGACTTGTTGAAAGCGGCCGGTCACGTCGGCAAAGCCAACAGCGGGCTGATCGGCGTCTGGCCGCGCGTCAACGACCAGGGCGCGTGGGAACTGGGCTTCGAGCCCGTCGGGGACCTCGCCGAGGAACTGAAAGGCAAGGCGGTTTACATTGCGGGCGCGGACCCGGCCGGGGACGATCCCGCGCTGGCGAAGGCGCTCAAGGGCGCGAAGTTCGTGGTCGTTCAGGACATTTCGCTCACAGCCACCGCCGGTCTCGCGGACGTCGTCCTGCCGGCGCAGGCTTACGTCGAGCGCGAAGGCACGTACACTTCGGGCGAACGCCGCGTGCAGCGTTTCCATCCCGCCGTCCCGGTGACGGGCGAGTCGCGTCCCGATTTTGTCGTCACTTCGCAGGTGGCGCGCGGCATGGGCTACATCCTCGAGGGCGCGTCGGCTTCCATCGCGTTCGATTACCTGGCGCTGGACGTGAAATCGTTCGAGGGATTGAATTACGCAAAACTCGCCGAAGCGCCCGACCAATGGCCGATCGTCGGCCGCAGCGATATCACATTCGGCGGGACTTGCTACGATAACAAGAGCGGACTGGGCGCGCAGTTGACCAGCGCGGCGGCTCGCGGCGAGACCTTCAAACTGCCCGCCGTCAAAAAGACTAAGTCCCTGCGTCCGAAGGAGGGCGAACTGCTGGCCGTCCCGGTGACGAAACTCTACGACCAGGGCAACACCGTCCTGCCGGCGGCTTTGCTCGCGCAACGCATCGGCGAGCCGACGGTGACGTTGAACCCGGCGACGGCGAAGGCGTTGGACGCGCAGGCCGGGGAGTTGGTCGAACTCAGTTGGAGCGGCAGCCGGGCCGAGGTCCGCGTGAGAACCGACGAATCGATTGCGACGGGCGTGGCGCTTGTGCCGCGCAGTTTCGGTCTGACGGTGCGCGCCCCGGTCGTCGTCACGCTCAAATCCGCCGGGAAGGTGAAGTAA
- a CDS encoding NADH-quinone oxidoreductase subunit NuoF: protein MTYILLRHRDIPGINRLDVYEKNGGFQAWKNAVAKMKPEAVTEVIKNSGLRGRGGAGFPTGMKWQFIDNKNWPHYVVANADESEPGTFKDREIMEQNPFQFLEGVALASYAVGANAAYVYLRGEFWQVAKFLDEKIAEMEAAGYLGEKIFGSDYSLRIHTHLGAGAYICGEETALLESIEGKRGQPRVRPPFPPSYGLYGKPTVVNNVETLTNVPLIVSNGADWYKSFGTADSAGVKIFSLSGHVKKPGNYELPFGKTFRHLIYECGGGLIDDRPIKAIMPAGASSSFIVADDKALDTPLEYAAVRTLGADLGSASVIVIDNTVNIEWVISKTIHFFKHESCGKCTPCREGTYWMWNLANHMDQQVKQHDVDLVYSVAKQMQGKCLCALGEFSTMAVTTGIERFPEDFGK from the coding sequence ATGACATACATCCTCCTCCGTCACCGAGACATCCCCGGCATCAATCGGTTGGATGTCTACGAAAAGAACGGCGGCTTCCAAGCCTGGAAGAATGCCGTCGCGAAAATGAAACCCGAAGCCGTGACCGAAGTCATCAAAAATTCGGGACTGCGCGGCCGCGGCGGCGCGGGCTTCCCCACCGGCATGAAGTGGCAGTTCATAGACAACAAGAACTGGCCGCATTACGTGGTCGCCAACGCGGACGAATCCGAGCCTGGCACCTTCAAAGACCGCGAGATCATGGAGCAGAATCCCTTCCAGTTTTTGGAGGGAGTTGCCCTGGCCTCGTACGCGGTCGGCGCGAACGCGGCTTACGTCTACCTGCGCGGCGAGTTCTGGCAGGTGGCGAAATTCCTCGACGAGAAGATCGCCGAGATGGAAGCCGCGGGATACCTCGGCGAGAAAATTTTCGGCTCCGACTATTCGCTCCGCATCCACACCCACCTCGGGGCGGGCGCGTACATCTGCGGCGAAGAGACCGCCCTGCTCGAATCCATCGAAGGCAAACGCGGACAGCCGCGCGTGCGCCCGCCGTTCCCGCCCTCCTACGGGCTGTACGGCAAGCCGACCGTCGTCAACAATGTGGAGACGCTGACCAACGTCCCGCTCATCGTATCCAACGGCGCGGACTGGTATAAGTCCTTCGGCACAGCCGACAGCGCCGGCGTCAAGATTTTCTCGCTCTCGGGTCACGTCAAAAAGCCCGGCAACTATGAGCTGCCTTTCGGCAAGACCTTCCGTCACCTGATCTATGAATGCGGCGGCGGACTGATCGATGACCGTCCCATCAAAGCCATCATGCCGGCGGGCGCGTCCTCCTCGTTCATCGTGGCGGACGACAAGGCGTTGGACACGCCGCTGGAATACGCGGCCGTCCGAACGTTGGGCGCGGACCTCGGTTCGGCCTCCGTCATTGTGATTGACAACACGGTCAACATCGAATGGGTCATCAGCAAGACGATCCATTTCTTCAAGCACGAATCCTGCGGCAAATGCACGCCCTGCCGCGAAGGCACGTATTGGATGTGGAATCTCGCGAACCACATGGATCAGCAGGTCAAGCAGCACGACGTTGACCTGGTCTACAGCGTCGCGAAGCAGATGCAGGGCAAATGCCTGTGCGCGCTGGGCGAGTTTTCGACGATGGCAGTTACGACGGGAATCGAGAGATTCCCCGAGGATTTCGGCAAGTAA